A window of Streptomyces gilvosporeus contains these coding sequences:
- a CDS encoding mycoredoxin has protein sequence MAGTVTMYSTTWCGYCRRLKGQMDREGIAYTEINIEQDPESAAFVEKANGGNQTVPTVRFPDGSTLTNPSLAQVKQKIGL, from the coding sequence ATGGCGGGAACTGTGACGATGTACAGCACGACCTGGTGCGGGTACTGCCGTCGACTGAAGGGGCAGATGGACCGCGAGGGGATCGCGTACACCGAGATCAACATTGAGCAGGACCCGGAGTCGGCGGCGTTCGTGGAGAAGGCCAACGGGGGCAACCAGACGGTGCCGACCGTGCGCTTCCCGGACGGTTCCACGCTGACCAATCCGTCCCTGGCGCAGGTCAAGCAGAAGATCGGGCTGTGA
- a CDS encoding dipeptidase has protein sequence MSTTPDNAVRAYVADHRGTFLDALADWLRIPSVSADPERAGDVRRSAEWLAAELADTGFPTAEIWETEGDGLPAVFAEWPSGDPSAPTVLVYGHHDVQPAAREDGWHTDPFEPRTVDGRLYARGAADDKGQVFFHTLGVRAHLAATGRTAPAVNLKLLIEGEEESGSPNFPALVRTHADRLACDAVIVSDTGMWAADTPTVCTGMRGLTDCQIDLFGPDQDIHSGSFGGAVPNPATEAARLAAALHDDDRRVAVPGFYDGVIELTDRERELFAELPFDEAAWLRTAHSHAALGEAGSTTLERIWARPTAEVNGISGGYQGPGGKTIVPAAAQLKLSFRLVAGQDADAVQKSVRDWVAARLPAGIRHEITFWGATRPCLTPLDHPALRSVVRAMERAFGQTVRFTREGGSGPAADLQDILDVPVLFLGISVPSDGWHAPNEKVELDLLMKGVETAAHLWGDLAENWRPGTA, from the coding sequence ATGAGCACCACCCCGGACAACGCCGTCCGCGCCTATGTCGCAGATCACCGCGGGACGTTCCTCGACGCCCTCGCCGACTGGTTGCGCATCCCCTCCGTGTCCGCCGACCCGGAGCGCGCCGGCGATGTCCGCCGCAGTGCCGAATGGCTCGCTGCCGAGCTCGCCGACACCGGCTTCCCCACCGCCGAGATCTGGGAGACCGAGGGCGACGGCCTGCCCGCCGTCTTCGCCGAGTGGCCCTCCGGCGATCCCAGCGCGCCGACCGTGCTCGTCTACGGCCACCACGACGTCCAGCCCGCCGCCCGCGAGGACGGCTGGCACACCGACCCGTTCGAGCCGCGGACCGTCGACGGCAGGCTCTACGCCCGCGGCGCCGCCGACGACAAGGGCCAGGTGTTCTTCCACACCCTCGGCGTCCGCGCCCACCTCGCCGCCACCGGGCGCACCGCCCCCGCCGTCAACCTCAAGCTCCTGATCGAGGGCGAGGAGGAGTCCGGCTCGCCGAACTTCCCGGCCCTGGTCCGCACCCACGCCGACCGCCTGGCCTGCGACGCCGTCATCGTCTCCGACACCGGTATGTGGGCCGCGGACACCCCCACCGTCTGCACCGGCATGCGCGGCCTGACGGACTGTCAGATAGACCTCTTCGGCCCCGACCAGGACATCCACTCCGGCTCCTTCGGCGGTGCGGTCCCCAACCCCGCCACCGAGGCCGCCCGGCTGGCCGCCGCCCTGCACGACGACGACCGCCGCGTGGCGGTCCCCGGCTTCTACGACGGCGTCATCGAGCTGACCGACCGCGAACGCGAGCTCTTTGCCGAGCTGCCCTTCGACGAGGCCGCCTGGCTGCGCACCGCCCACTCCCACGCCGCCCTCGGCGAGGCCGGCAGCACCACCCTCGAACGCATCTGGGCCCGCCCCACCGCCGAGGTCAACGGCATCTCCGGCGGCTATCAGGGCCCCGGCGGCAAGACCATCGTCCCGGCCGCCGCGCAGCTCAAGCTCTCCTTCCGCCTCGTCGCCGGCCAGGACGCGGACGCCGTCCAGAAGTCCGTACGCGACTGGGTCGCCGCCCGCCTGCCGGCCGGCATCCGCCACGAGATCACCTTCTGGGGCGCCACCCGCCCCTGTCTGACCCCGCTCGACCACCCCGCGCTGCGGTCCGTCGTCCGCGCCATGGAACGGGCCTTCGGCCAGACGGTCCGCTTCACCCGGGAAGGCGGCTCCGGGCCCGCCGCGGACCTCCAGGACATCCTCGACGTCCCCGTCCTCTTCCTCGGCATCTCCGTCCCCTCCGACGGCTGGCACGCACCGAACGAAAAGGTCGAGCTCGACCTGCTGATGAAGGGCGTCGAGACCGCCGCCCACCTGTGGGGCGATCTGGCGGAGAACTGGCGGCCCGGCACGGCCTGA
- a CDS encoding ATP-dependent helicase: protein MSSSSSAVPATPPHRAARRTAPGAYRLVRTPPVPVDPPALDAAQRAVVDHRHGPLLVLAGPGTGKTTTLVESVARRVDGGTDPERILVLTFSRKAAVDLRDRLAARTGAGRAPQATTFHSFAYALVRAHQDAELFADPLRLLSGPEQDLVVRELLEGQAELAGAGRARAGWPDELRACLTTRGFADEVRAVLARSRELGLGPDALGAFARRTGRPDWSAAAAFLAEYLDVLDGQGVLDYAELMHRAVLLAEEPRVAARLAAAYDAVYVDEYQDTDVAQIRLLRALVGHRGAPGTPGTPGRTLLAFGDPDQSIYAFRGADVNGILGFPEDFRRADGAPAPVEVLRTSRRSGATLLAATRLLTHRMPLTRLPAAKVRAHRELTAGRQGGRVEVYTYPTPGTELDNIADILRRAHLEDGVPWREMAVLVRAGGRSIPAVRRALTSAGVPLDIDGDDLPLRHEPAVAPLLTALRVAARGVLAADAAAALDTETALDLLTSPLGGMDATDLRRLGRALRDEERAAGEAVPRPSDELIARALAEPERLVAHDPAYARGAQRLGELLRAARELLAGGGTAEEALWQLWDRTPWPGRLERAARRGGPAGRNADRDLDAVVALFETAARAEDRTGGRGALNFLEELAAQDIAADTLTRRTVRPDAVRLMTAHRAKGLEWHLVVVAGVQEGLWPDLRRRGSLLEADRIGRDGLAEPLTPGALLAEERRLFYVAATRARERLVVTAVKAAADDGETPSRFLTELGVTPQDVTGRPRRPLSVAALVAELRATTVDPAAGEALRDAAASRLARLAALTDDDGHPLVPAADPDTWWGLAEPTHNAVPLRDRDRPVVLSGSALDQLANTCSLQWFLGREVKAEPPATAAQGFGNVVHVLADEVASGRSPADLGVLMARLDSVWDALAFDAPWKSRQEKDTARAALERFLRWHVMERDTLGRAPVASEHGFDVTLAAGAYEVRIRGTMDRVERDAQGRAYVVDFKTGKQKPTGPEVARHPQLAVYQLAVREGAVDDAFDGRTPDPAGAELVHLRLGAPRKEGGDALPAVQTQPPPDGEWIGELLATAAGRVLEERFTPTSGSHCTHCAFRAACSAQPEGRHLVE, encoded by the coding sequence GTGAGCTCCTCCTCCTCGGCCGTCCCCGCGACGCCGCCGCACCGTGCGGCGCGGCGGACGGCCCCCGGCGCGTACCGGCTGGTGCGCACCCCGCCGGTGCCGGTGGACCCTCCTGCCTTGGACGCCGCCCAGCGCGCCGTGGTTGACCATCGCCACGGCCCGCTCCTGGTGCTCGCCGGGCCCGGCACCGGCAAGACCACGACCCTGGTGGAGTCGGTCGCCCGCCGGGTGGACGGCGGCACCGACCCCGAGCGGATCCTCGTCCTCACCTTCAGCCGCAAGGCCGCCGTGGACCTGCGCGACCGCCTCGCCGCCCGCACGGGCGCCGGCCGCGCCCCCCAGGCCACGACCTTCCATTCCTTCGCCTACGCCCTGGTGCGCGCCCACCAGGACGCCGAGCTCTTCGCCGACCCGCTGCGGCTGCTGTCCGGCCCCGAACAGGACCTCGTCGTACGCGAGCTCCTGGAGGGCCAGGCCGAACTGGCCGGCGCCGGCCGCGCCCGGGCCGGCTGGCCCGACGAACTGCGCGCCTGCCTGACCACCCGCGGCTTCGCCGACGAGGTCCGCGCCGTGCTCGCCCGCAGCCGCGAACTGGGCCTGGGCCCCGACGCCCTGGGCGCCTTCGCCCGGCGCACCGGCCGCCCCGACTGGAGCGCCGCCGCCGCCTTCCTGGCCGAATACCTCGACGTCCTGGACGGCCAGGGCGTGCTGGACTACGCCGAACTGATGCACCGCGCCGTCCTGCTCGCCGAGGAACCCCGCGTCGCCGCCCGGCTGGCCGCCGCCTACGACGCCGTCTACGTCGACGAGTACCAGGACACCGACGTCGCCCAGATACGGCTGCTGCGCGCGCTCGTCGGCCACCGGGGCGCGCCCGGCACCCCGGGTACCCCGGGCCGGACGCTCCTGGCCTTCGGCGACCCCGACCAGTCGATCTACGCCTTCCGCGGCGCCGACGTGAACGGCATCCTCGGCTTCCCCGAGGACTTCCGGCGCGCCGACGGCGCCCCCGCCCCGGTGGAGGTCCTGCGCACCTCCCGGCGCTCGGGCGCCACCCTGCTGGCCGCCACCCGGCTGCTCACCCACCGCATGCCGCTCACCCGCCTCCCGGCCGCGAAGGTACGGGCCCACCGCGAGCTGACCGCGGGTCGCCAGGGCGGCCGCGTCGAGGTGTACACCTACCCGACCCCCGGCACCGAACTGGACAACATCGCCGACATCCTGCGCCGCGCCCACCTGGAGGACGGCGTGCCCTGGCGCGAGATGGCCGTCCTCGTGCGCGCCGGAGGCCGTTCGATCCCGGCCGTGCGCCGCGCCCTCACCTCCGCCGGCGTGCCCCTCGACATCGACGGCGACGACCTCCCGCTGCGCCACGAACCGGCCGTCGCCCCGCTGCTGACCGCGCTGCGGGTGGCGGCCCGCGGGGTGCTGGCGGCGGATGCGGCCGCCGCCCTCGACACCGAGACCGCCCTCGACCTGCTGACCTCTCCCCTGGGCGGGATGGACGCCACCGACCTGCGCCGCCTGGGCCGCGCCCTGCGCGACGAGGAACGGGCCGCCGGCGAGGCCGTACCCCGCCCCTCGGACGAGCTGATCGCCCGCGCCCTGGCCGAACCGGAGCGCCTCGTCGCGCACGATCCGGCGTACGCCCGCGGCGCACAGCGGCTCGGCGAGCTGCTCCGTGCGGCCCGTGAGCTGCTCGCCGGTGGCGGCACCGCCGAAGAGGCCCTGTGGCAGCTGTGGGACCGCACCCCCTGGCCCGGCCGTCTGGAGCGCGCCGCCCGCCGCGGCGGCCCGGCCGGCCGCAACGCCGACCGCGACCTGGACGCCGTCGTCGCCCTCTTCGAGACCGCCGCCCGCGCCGAGGACCGCACCGGCGGCCGCGGCGCCCTGAACTTCCTGGAGGAGCTGGCCGCCCAGGACATCGCCGCCGACACCCTCACCCGCCGCACCGTCCGCCCCGACGCCGTACGCCTGATGACCGCCCACCGCGCCAAGGGCCTGGAATGGCACCTCGTGGTCGTCGCCGGCGTCCAGGAGGGCCTGTGGCCCGACCTGCGCCGCCGCGGCTCCCTCCTGGAGGCCGACCGCATCGGCCGCGACGGCCTGGCCGAACCGCTCACCCCGGGCGCGCTCCTCGCCGAGGAACGCCGGCTGTTCTACGTGGCCGCCACCCGCGCCCGCGAGCGCCTGGTGGTGACCGCCGTCAAGGCCGCTGCCGACGACGGCGAGACGCCCTCCCGCTTCCTGACCGAACTCGGCGTCACCCCCCAGGACGTCACCGGCCGCCCCCGCCGCCCCCTGTCCGTCGCCGCCCTGGTCGCCGAACTGCGCGCCACCACCGTCGACCCGGCCGCCGGAGAGGCGCTGCGCGACGCCGCCGCCAGCCGCCTGGCCAGGCTCGCCGCGCTGACCGACGACGACGGCCACCCGCTGGTCCCCGCCGCCGACCCCGACACCTGGTGGGGCCTGGCCGAACCGACCCACAACGCCGTCCCGCTGCGCGACCGCGACCGGCCCGTGGTGCTCTCCGGCAGCGCCCTCGACCAGCTCGCCAACACCTGCTCCCTCCAGTGGTTCCTGGGCCGCGAGGTCAAGGCCGAGCCGCCCGCCACCGCCGCCCAGGGCTTCGGCAACGTCGTCCACGTCCTCGCCGACGAGGTCGCCTCCGGGCGCAGCCCCGCCGATCTCGGCGTCCTGATGGCACGCCTGGACTCCGTCTGGGACGCCCTCGCCTTCGACGCCCCCTGGAAGTCCCGCCAGGAGAAGGACACCGCCCGCGCCGCCCTGGAGCGCTTCCTGCGCTGGCACGTCATGGAACGCGACACCCTCGGCCGCGCCCCCGTCGCCAGCGAGCACGGCTTCGACGTCACCCTCGCCGCCGGCGCCTACGAGGTCCGCATCCGCGGCACCATGGACCGCGTCGAGCGCGACGCCCAAGGCCGCGCCTACGTCGTCGACTTCAAGACCGGCAAGCAGAAGCCCACCGGCCCGGAGGTCGCCCGCCACCCCCAGCTCGCCGTCTACCAGCTCGCGGTGCGCGAAGGCGCCGTCGACGACGCCTTCGACGGGCGCACCCCCGACCCCGCCGGCGCCGAGCTGGTCCATCTGCGCCTCGGCGCGCCCAGGAAGGAGGGCGGCGACGCCCTGCCCGCCGTCCAGACCCAGCCGCCGCCCGACGGGGAATGGATCGGCGAACTGCTCGCCACCGCCGCCGGCCGCGTCCTGGAGGAACGCTTCACCCCCACCTCCGGCAGCCACTGCACCCACTGCGCCTTCCGCGCCGCGTGCAGCGCCCAGCCGGAGGGGCGGCACCTCGTCGAATGA
- the nudC gene encoding NAD(+) diphosphatase, whose protein sequence is MTTWTNHHTDDRPITFSAPSGIDRSAHHRLDEAWLAAAWSHPTTRVFVVSGGQALIDDTPDGRTELIMTPSFEAPLTEAHRYYLGTDDEGVSYFALQKDALPGRMDQSARPAGLREAGLLLSPRDAGLLVHAVALENWQRLHRFCSRCGERTVIAAAGHIRRCPACGAEHYPRTDPAVIMLVTDEEDRALLGRQVHWPEGRFSTLAGFVEPGESIEQSVAREVFEEAGVVVGDVEYIASQPWPFPSSLMLGFMARATSSEIQVDGEEIEEARWFSREDLRAAFEAGEVLPPYGISIAARLIELWYGKPLPKP, encoded by the coding sequence GTGACCACCTGGACCAACCACCACACCGACGACCGGCCCATCACCTTCAGCGCGCCGAGCGGAATCGACCGCTCTGCCCACCACCGCCTCGACGAGGCATGGCTCGCGGCCGCCTGGAGCCATCCGACGACGCGGGTCTTCGTGGTGTCCGGCGGCCAGGCGCTGATCGACGACACCCCCGACGGCCGCACCGAACTGATCATGACGCCGTCCTTCGAGGCGCCGCTGACCGAGGCCCACCGCTACTACCTCGGCACCGACGACGAGGGCGTCAGCTACTTCGCGCTCCAGAAGGACGCCCTGCCCGGCCGGATGGACCAGTCCGCCCGCCCCGCCGGGCTGCGCGAGGCCGGCCTGCTCCTCTCGCCCCGGGACGCCGGACTCCTCGTCCACGCCGTCGCCCTCGAAAACTGGCAGCGCCTGCACCGCTTCTGCTCCCGCTGTGGCGAACGCACCGTCATCGCGGCCGCCGGCCACATCCGCCGCTGCCCCGCCTGCGGCGCCGAGCACTACCCCCGCACCGACCCGGCCGTCATCATGCTCGTCACCGACGAGGAGGACCGCGCCCTGCTCGGCCGCCAGGTCCACTGGCCCGAAGGCCGCTTCTCCACCCTCGCCGGCTTCGTCGAGCCCGGTGAGTCCATCGAGCAGTCGGTCGCCCGCGAGGTCTTCGAGGAGGCCGGCGTCGTCGTCGGCGACGTGGAGTACATCGCCAGCCAGCCCTGGCCCTTCCCCTCCAGCCTGATGCTCGGCTTCATGGCACGCGCCACGTCCTCCGAGATCCAGGTGGACGGCGAGGAGATCGAGGAGGCCCGCTGGTTCTCCCGCGAGGACCTGCGCGCCGCCTTCGAAGCCGGCGAGGTCCTCCCGCCCTACGGCATCTCCATCGCCGCCCGCCTCATCGAGCTCTGGTACGGCAAGCCGCTCCCCAAGCCCTGA
- a CDS encoding ATP-dependent DNA helicase, with protein sequence MSPARGARPPGHRPGRAGERPGPPRLSVPPDTVFDVPHLSDPEQLKELLGIPFTPEQTECITAPPAPQVIVAGAGSGKTTVMAARVVWLVGTGQVAPEQVLGLTFTNKAAGELAERVRAALLKAGVTDPDPLPPGAPGGGQPPGEPRIATYHAFAGQLLKDHGLRIGLEPSARLLADATRFQLAARVLRAAPGPYPALTKSLPSLVEDLLALDAELAEHLVDPARLHTHDGDLLAALDGSPLTNADLRKVPETARARRELLGLVGAYRDEKRRRDLLDFGDQIAASATLATTRPEVGTALREEFRVVLLDEYQDTSVAQRLLLSGLFGQGTGHAVTAVGDPCQAIYGWRGASVANLDDFPQHFPFRDGTPARRFALSENRRSGGRLLDLANTLAAPLRARHHGVEALRPAPGAARDGIVRCALLPTHAEELTWLADSLAHLVRTGTPPGEIAVLCRTAGDFARIQGELVARDVPVEVVGLSGLLHLPEIADLVAVCEVLQDPTANACLVRLLTGPRWRIGPRDLALLGRRARTLVHHAGTPGDPADDPDRRLAQAVEGTDPAETISLADALDTFLEPDGPDDGLPFSAEARVRFARLATELRDLRRGLGDPLMDVLHRVLTATGLEVELSASPHALAARRRETLGTFLDIAAGFAAKQGGEALDGDASLLAFLGFLRTAVQYEKGLDSSLPGGDNTVKVLTAHKSKGLEWDVVAVPGLVAKQFPSQQARESWITQPKVLPHALRGDAATLPDVAEWDARGLKTFKEAMKDHQETEELRLGYVTFTRPRSLLLGSGHWWGPNQKRPRGPSAFLTALRAHCEAGHGEIEAWADAPEEGSENPALTESATEVAWPLPLDPDATARRRAAAARVRGHLARPADPFTAPACAPEWPPPPEDGAAGEPYGPYDEPDPDEPDPFDDASFDGASEDPYEGPYDDAFEGPHHDPIDDPLEDPHDAPPPRIIAQRAAPPAVLEEAPRGLLPEERRAVASWDRDLDALADELRRARRTVRDVPLPPSLSATQLLHLAADPDGFARELARPMPRPPQPAARRGTRFHAWVESRFEELTLPLLGPDELPGAEGDETDIADERDLEDLKAAFARTPYAHRTPHRVEAPFQLTLAGRVIRGRIDAVYKEHGPQGDRFEIVDWKTTRALARGPGGTLRIPDADPLQLAVYRLAWAERHGLRPSAVGAAFVHIRSGEIIRPRRLPGRAGLERILLGETADRHHPEGR encoded by the coding sequence ATGAGCCCGGCCCGCGGCGCCCGTCCGCCGGGCCACCGCCCGGGGCGGGCCGGGGAGCGACCCGGCCCGCCGCGATTGTCAGTGCCGCCGGATACGGTTTTCGACGTGCCTCACCTCAGCGACCCCGAGCAGCTCAAGGAGCTCCTCGGCATCCCGTTCACGCCGGAGCAGACGGAGTGCATCACCGCCCCGCCCGCCCCGCAGGTCATCGTGGCCGGAGCCGGCTCCGGCAAGACGACGGTGATGGCCGCCCGCGTGGTGTGGCTGGTGGGCACGGGCCAGGTCGCGCCCGAACAGGTCCTCGGACTGACCTTCACCAACAAGGCCGCCGGCGAGCTCGCCGAGCGCGTCCGCGCCGCCCTGCTCAAGGCCGGTGTCACCGACCCCGACCCGCTCCCGCCCGGTGCCCCCGGGGGCGGCCAGCCCCCCGGCGAGCCCCGCATCGCCACCTACCACGCCTTCGCCGGCCAGCTCCTCAAGGACCACGGCCTGCGCATCGGCCTCGAACCGAGCGCCCGCCTGCTCGCCGACGCCACCCGCTTCCAGCTCGCCGCCCGCGTCCTGCGCGCCGCCCCCGGCCCGTATCCGGCGCTCACCAAATCCCTGCCGTCCCTGGTCGAAGACCTCCTCGCGCTCGACGCCGAGCTCGCCGAACACCTCGTGGACCCGGCCCGCCTGCACACCCACGACGGCGACCTCCTCGCCGCCCTCGACGGCAGCCCGCTCACCAACGCCGACCTGCGCAAGGTCCCCGAAACCGCCCGCGCCCGCCGCGAACTCCTCGGCCTCGTCGGCGCCTACCGCGACGAAAAACGCCGCCGCGACCTCCTCGACTTCGGCGACCAGATCGCCGCCTCCGCCACCCTCGCCACCACCCGCCCCGAGGTCGGCACGGCCCTGCGCGAGGAATTCCGCGTCGTCCTCCTCGACGAGTACCAGGACACCTCCGTCGCCCAACGCCTGCTGCTCTCCGGCCTGTTCGGCCAGGGCACCGGCCACGCCGTCACCGCCGTCGGCGACCCCTGCCAGGCCATCTACGGCTGGCGCGGCGCCTCCGTCGCCAACCTCGACGACTTCCCCCAGCACTTCCCCTTCCGCGACGGCACCCCCGCCCGCCGCTTCGCCCTCAGCGAGAACCGCCGCAGCGGCGGCCGCCTCCTCGACCTCGCCAACACCCTCGCCGCGCCCCTGCGCGCCCGGCACCACGGCGTCGAGGCCCTGCGCCCCGCCCCCGGAGCCGCCCGCGACGGCATCGTCCGCTGCGCCCTGCTGCCCACCCACGCCGAGGAGCTGACCTGGCTCGCCGACTCCCTGGCTCATCTCGTCCGCACCGGCACCCCGCCCGGCGAGATCGCCGTCCTGTGCCGCACCGCGGGCGATTTCGCCCGTATCCAGGGCGAGCTCGTCGCCCGTGACGTCCCCGTCGAGGTCGTGGGCCTGTCCGGGCTCCTCCACCTCCCCGAGATCGCCGACCTGGTAGCCGTCTGCGAGGTCCTCCAGGACCCCACCGCCAATGCCTGCCTCGTCCGCCTGCTGACCGGCCCCCGCTGGCGCATCGGCCCCCGCGACCTCGCCCTCCTGGGCCGCCGCGCCCGCACCCTCGTCCACCACGCCGGCACCCCGGGCGATCCGGCCGACGACCCCGACCGGCGCCTCGCCCAGGCCGTCGAGGGCACCGACCCGGCCGAGACCATCTCCCTGGCCGACGCCCTCGACACCTTCCTGGAGCCCGACGGCCCCGACGACGGTCTGCCCTTCTCCGCCGAGGCCCGCGTCCGCTTCGCCCGCCTCGCCACCGAACTGCGCGATCTGCGCCGCGGCCTCGGCGACCCGCTCATGGACGTCCTGCACCGCGTCCTCACCGCCACCGGCCTGGAAGTCGAACTCTCCGCCTCCCCCCACGCCCTCGCCGCCCGCCGCCGCGAAACCCTCGGCACCTTCCTCGACATCGCGGCCGGCTTCGCCGCCAAACAGGGCGGCGAAGCCCTCGACGGCGACGCCTCGCTCCTCGCCTTCCTCGGCTTCCTGCGCACCGCCGTCCAGTACGAGAAGGGCCTCGACAGCTCCCTGCCCGGAGGCGACAACACCGTCAAGGTCCTCACCGCCCACAAGTCCAAGGGCCTGGAATGGGACGTCGTCGCCGTCCCCGGCCTGGTCGCCAAGCAGTTCCCCAGCCAGCAGGCCCGCGAGTCCTGGATCACCCAGCCCAAGGTCCTCCCGCACGCCCTGCGCGGCGACGCCGCCACCCTCCCCGACGTCGCGGAATGGGACGCCCGCGGCCTGAAGACGTTCAAGGAGGCGATGAAGGACCACCAGGAGACCGAGGAACTCCGCCTGGGCTACGTCACCTTCACCCGCCCGCGCTCCCTCCTGCTGGGCTCCGGCCACTGGTGGGGCCCGAACCAGAAGCGCCCCCGCGGCCCGTCCGCCTTCCTCACCGCCCTGCGCGCGCACTGCGAGGCCGGGCACGGCGAGATCGAAGCCTGGGCCGACGCCCCCGAGGAGGGCTCCGAGAACCCGGCCCTCACCGAATCCGCCACCGAAGTGGCCTGGCCGCTCCCCCTCGACCCCGACGCCACCGCCCGCCGCCGCGCCGCCGCGGCCAGGGTCCGGGGGCATCTGGCGCGGCCCGCGGACCCGTTCACCGCCCCGGCCTGTGCTCCGGAGTGGCCGCCGCCCCCGGAGGACGGGGCGGCGGGGGAGCCGTACGGTCCGTATGACGAGCCCGATCCGGACGAGCCCGATCCGTTCGACGACGCCTCTTTCGATGGCGCCTCTGAGGATCCGTACGAGGGCCCGTACGACGACGCCTTCGAGGGCCCCCACCACGACCCGATCGACGACCCCCTCGAGGACCCCCACGACGCCCCGCCCCCCCGCATCATCGCCCAGCGCGCCGCCCCGCCCGCCGTCCTGGAGGAGGCCCCGCGCGGCCTCCTCCCCGAGGAGCGCCGCGCCGTGGCCTCCTGGGACCGCGATCTCGACGCCCTCGCCGATGAACTGCGCCGCGCCCGCCGGACGGTCCGCGACGTCCCGCTCCCGCCCTCCCTGAGCGCCACCCAGCTGCTCCACCTCGCCGCCGACCCCGACGGCTTCGCCCGCGAGCTGGCCCGCCCCATGCCCCGCCCGCCGCAGCCCGCCGCCCGCCGCGGCACCCGCTTCCACGCCTGGGTCGAATCCCGCTTCGAGGAGCTGACCCTGCCGCTGCTCGGCCCCGACGAACTCCCCGGCGCCGAAGGTGACGAGACGGACATCGCCGACGAACGCGACCTGGAGGACCTCAAGGCGGCCTTCGCCCGCACCCCGTACGCCCACCGCACCCCCCACCGCGTCGAGGCCCCCTTCCAGCTCACCCTCGCCGGACGGGTGATCCGCGGCCGTATCGACGCCGTCTACAAGGAACACGGCCCCCAGGGCGACCGCTTCGAGATCGTCGACTGGAAGACCACCCGCGCCCTGGCCCGCGGCCCGGGCGGCACCCTGCGCATCCCCGACGCCGACCCTCTCCAGCTGGCCGTCTACCGCCTCGCCTGGGCCGAGCGCCACGGCCTGCGCCCCTCCGCCGTGGGCGCCGCCTTCGTCCACATCCGCAGCGGGGAGATCATCCGCCCCCGCCGGCTGCCGGGCCGCGCCGGGCTGGAGCGCATCCTGCTCGGTGAGACCGCCGACCGGCACCACCCGGAGGGCCGATAG